CCCCCTTTCCGCAGTTCCAAGCGCCTTGCCAGACCTCCCGGTGGACTGCCCGGTGGGCTGCGGCCCCGCTCCCGGGCGGCCATCACGCGCGGCGTCATCGGCTTGGCCCTGATCCTCGCGGTGGGCGGCATCGTCGCGGCGCCGGTCGTGGCGCAGCAGACTCCCTACGAGGTCAGCCTGACCGGGGTGGAGGACGGATCGCTCCGGGAACTGCTGGAGGGCACGGCGACCCTGTTCCGCCTGGCCGAGCAGCCGCCGCCGAGCCCGATCGGCCTGCGCCGCCGGGCCGACGCCGATCGGGAACGGCTCCAGACGGCCCTGCGCTCGGTGGGATACTACGATGCCCGGGTCGAGATCGCGGTCGATACCTCGGTGGAACCCGCCAAGGTGGCGGTGACCGTGACGCCGGGGCCGGTCTACCGGTTCGACCGCATCGCCGTGGCCGGAGCCGGCGGCACGCCGCTCGAAGGAGCCCCGATCACCGCCGAGGACATCGGCATCCAGGTCGGCGACCCCGCCCTGTCGGCGACCGTCGTCGATGCCGAGACCCGGCTGACCGGCCAGCTGGCAGCGCGCGGCTTCGCCTTCGCCAAGATCGCCGAGCGCCGCGCCGTGGTCGACCACGAGGCCCGGACCATGGACGTGACCTATACGGTCGATCCGGGACCGTTGACCCGCTTCGGGGAGGTCAGCGTCGAGGGGTTGGACCAGGTCTATGAACAGCTCGTGCGCAACCGGATCCCCTGGGACCAGGGCGAGGAGTACCGGCCGGACGCGATCGAGGACGCCCGGCAGTCGATCTCCGACCTCAACGTGTTCTCGTCGGTCCGGGTCGGGCTGGCGCGCGAACCCGGGCCGGACGGGGTGACTCCGGTGACCGTCACCGTCGAGGAGCGGCCGCGCCGGGTGATCGGTGCCGGCTTCAGCTATTCGACCGAGGACGGCTTCGCGACCAACGTCTATTGGGGCCACCGCAACCTGTTCGGCGGCGCCGAACAGTTCCGACTGTCCGCCACCGTTTCGCGGATCGGCGAGAACGACCTGACCGATACCGAGGCCCGGCTGAACGCGAACTTCCGCAAGCCGGATTTCCTGACCTTGAACCAGGCGCTGATCCTGGACGCGAGCCTGATCCGCGAGCGGCCCGATGCCTATGATCGCGACGCCATCGTGCTGTCGGCCCTGCTGGAGCGCGAGCTGAGCGACCGGTTGACGGTATCCGGCGGCGTCACGCTCGAACAGTCGCGGGTCGTCGATCCGCCGGACACGACCACCGAGAGCACCCTGGTGGGCGTCCCGCTGACGCTCCGGTACGATACCACCAACGATCTGCTCAACCCGACCAGCGGGTTCCGCACCGATCTGCTCCTGACGCCCTATCAGCAGATCGGCGGCGCCGACGCGGCCTTCACCATCGCCCGCCTCACCAACAGCGCCTATTACGATTTCCGCGGGGACGGATGGTACGTCGCGGCGGGGCGGCTGTCGGTCGGCAGCATCTTCGGTTCCAGCACCACGGACATTCCGGCGGACAAGCGTTTCTATGCCGGCGGCGGCGGCTCGATTCGCGGTTACGGCTTCCAGGATGTCGGACCGCGCGACGCGTCCGGCGATCCTGCGGGCGGGCGCAGCCTGATCGAGGTCGGCGCGGAGATGCGGGTCAAGGTGACCGATACCATCGGCATCGTTCCCTTCATCGACGGTGGCAACGTTTACGAGAACTCGACGCCGGACTTCTCCGAAGAGCTGCGCTGGGGCGCCGGCATCGGCGCCCGCTACTATACCGGATTCGGCCCCCTGCGGCTGGACGTGGCCGTGCCCCTGAACAAGCGGCCCGGCGATTCCAGCTGGCAGCTCTATATCAGCATCGGACAGGCCTTTTAGGGCCGCGGCTCTGCTATGATCCGGATGCGGGGAGGCAGTTCGGGTCACGCCAGTGTTGCGACACCATCTTGCTGAATTTTACTATATCGAACGGCTGCGGGAAGACCTGCCGCGCTGGGTAGAGCGGGGCTGGATCCGCCCGGAGGACGCGGAAGCGGCCCTGGCCGACGCGAAGGCGGCGCGGCTTCGGCGGATCGCGCTGCCCAACCTGCTGGCGCTGTTCGGTACCATCCTCGTCGCGGTGGGCGCGTTCCTGTTCATCGCGGCCAATTGGCAGGGCATGGGGCGCCTGGCCAAGCTTGCCGTGCTGTTCGGATCGCTCTGGGGGACGCACGCCGCCGCCTGGGCCGCGCTGCGGGCCGGCATGGGCCGCTTCGCCGAGGCGCTGCTGCTGTTCGGCGTGCTTCTGTTCGGCGTGGGCATCATGCTGGTCGGGCAGATCTATCACCTGCCCGCGGATCCGCCCGCCGGCGTCCTGATGTGGGCGCTGGGCGCGATCCTGGCGGCGTGGGCCTGGCCCAGCGAGTGGGCGGCGTGCGCCGCGCTGGCCCTGGTGACGGTCTGGTTCAGCCTGGCCGCCCCCGATTCTCCCCTGCCGGTCTTTCTTCCGTTCATCCCGGTCTGGGCAGCACTGCTGCCGCCGATCCTGCGCATGCGCTGGATCATCGGTTATCATGCCGCCCTGGCGTCGCTGGCCTGGTTCATCCTGGTGACCCTGGCATCGCTGTTCTCCACCGCCGACGCGGCGGAGGGGGATGTGTTGCGGCTGGGCAGTGCCATCTCGGCGGCGCTGCTGGCCGTCGGCGGCGTCCTGTCGGGCCGGCCCCTGACGGCGGAGTTCGGGACGCCCCTGGAACGGCTCGCGCTGATGGGCCTCGTCGTGGGCGCGTCGCTGCTGGCGCTGCCGGCGCTTCAGACCGACCTGTCCGCCATCGGCGAGCCGGCCTGGGCCGGACTGGCTTTGCCGCCCCTGCTGGTCGCGGCGGCGGGGGCCGCGGTGGTCTGGCGCCGGGACGGCGGACTGCTGGCCGGTGGCGCCGCGGCGCTGGCCGCCATCCTGCTCGCCGACGCGCTGGTTCCGCCGGAGAGCCACGGGATCTCGCTGATCCTGCTGAACCTGGTCCTGGTCGGGGCGCTGATCGGCATGATCGCCGAGGGATATCGCCGCGAGGACCGCTTCACAGTCAACCTGGGCTTCCTGGCCTTCGCGCTGACCCTGCTGCGGCTCTATTTCGACACCTTCTGGCTGCTGCTGGACCGGGCGCTGTTCTTCATCTTCGGCGGACTGCTTGTCATGGCGCTGGGATGGCTGTTCGAGCGCAAGCGCCGGCTGCTGGTCGGCGGCGGGGGCAGCAAACGGAGTGCCGCGGCATGACCCGCGGCGGACGCCTGCTGACCCTGGCGCTGGCGCAGACCGCCGTGCTGGCCGGCCTGATCGGCTTCCGGCAATGGACGCTGGAGACCGGGACCCCGGTCGTGCTGTCGATCCGCCCGGTCGATCCGCGCTCGCTGTTCCAGGGCGACTATGTCGAGTTCAGCTACGACATCGGGAACCTCCGCCTGGACCGGCTGGTCGGCGACGACGACCTGGAGAGGGGCGAGACGGTCTACGTGGACATCCAGCCGGGCCGCCCCGCCTGGCAGGCCACCGGCGTCTGGCGCCGGCGCCCGGCCGCGACGCCGACCGGCGTCGTCCTTCGCGGACAGGTCAGATGGGTGGCCGAGCAGCAGTGCGAGGAGTCCGGCTCCGGGGAATCCGCCGCGATCGTCCCCTGCCGCATCGCCGGCATCCGCTACGGCATCGAGGACTACTTCGTCCCGGAAGGGACGGGAGCCGCCCTGGAGCGCCCGGAGGAGGGCGAGCGGATCGACATCCGCGTCGCGGTCAACCGGGCCGGCACGCCGGCGATTTCGGCCATCCTGGTCAACGGCGAGGTCCGCCACCAGGAGGGGTTGTTCTGAGGGTTCCGCTGCCGGCCTGCGGCCCCGGTGCGGAGGGGCGGCGTCCCGCCGCCCAAGGTGCGCGGGACGCGCACCCTCCCACGAGGCGCCATCACATCTTCTCCGGCAGCTTGAACGCCTCCTTGCGCTCGCTGTAGCGGTCGACCAGATAATCGGCCCGGTCGCGCAGCAGCCAGGTGAAGCGCACAAGCTCCTCCATCACGTCCACCACCCGGTCGTAGAGCGGCCCTGGAAGCATCCGGCCGGCCTCGTCGAACTGCTCGTAGGCCTTCGGCACGCTCGACTGGTTGGGGATGGTGACCATGCGCATCCAGCGGCCCAGGATGCGCAGCGTGTTCACCGCGT
This Skermanella mucosa DNA region includes the following protein-coding sequences:
- a CDS encoding DUF2157 domain-containing protein translates to MRHHLAEFYYIERLREDLPRWVERGWIRPEDAEAALADAKAARLRRIALPNLLALFGTILVAVGAFLFIAANWQGMGRLAKLAVLFGSLWGTHAAAWAALRAGMGRFAEALLLFGVLLFGVGIMLVGQIYHLPADPPAGVLMWALGAILAAWAWPSEWAACAALALVTVWFSLAAPDSPLPVFLPFIPVWAALLPPILRMRWIIGYHAALASLAWFILVTLASLFSTADAAEGDVLRLGSAISAALLAVGGVLSGRPLTAEFGTPLERLALMGLVVGASLLALPALQTDLSAIGEPAWAGLALPPLLVAAAGAAVVWRRDGGLLAGGAAALAAILLADALVPPESHGISLILLNLVLVGALIGMIAEGYRREDRFTVNLGFLAFALTLLRLYFDTFWLLLDRALFFIFGGLLVMALGWLFERKRRLLVGGGGSKRSAAA
- a CDS encoding GDYXXLXY domain-containing protein, producing MTRGGRLLTLALAQTAVLAGLIGFRQWTLETGTPVVLSIRPVDPRSLFQGDYVEFSYDIGNLRLDRLVGDDDLERGETVYVDIQPGRPAWQATGVWRRRPAATPTGVVLRGQVRWVAEQQCEESGSGESAAIVPCRIAGIRYGIEDYFVPEGTGAALERPEEGERIDIRVAVNRAGTPAISAILVNGEVRHQEGLF
- a CDS encoding autotransporter assembly complex protein TamA, whose translation is MALILAVGGIVAAPVVAQQTPYEVSLTGVEDGSLRELLEGTATLFRLAEQPPPSPIGLRRRADADRERLQTALRSVGYYDARVEIAVDTSVEPAKVAVTVTPGPVYRFDRIAVAGAGGTPLEGAPITAEDIGIQVGDPALSATVVDAETRLTGQLAARGFAFAKIAERRAVVDHEARTMDVTYTVDPGPLTRFGEVSVEGLDQVYEQLVRNRIPWDQGEEYRPDAIEDARQSISDLNVFSSVRVGLAREPGPDGVTPVTVTVEERPRRVIGAGFSYSTEDGFATNVYWGHRNLFGGAEQFRLSATVSRIGENDLTDTEARLNANFRKPDFLTLNQALILDASLIRERPDAYDRDAIVLSALLERELSDRLTVSGGVTLEQSRVVDPPDTTTESTLVGVPLTLRYDTTNDLLNPTSGFRTDLLLTPYQQIGGADAAFTIARLTNSAYYDFRGDGWYVAAGRLSVGSIFGSSTTDIPADKRFYAGGGGSIRGYGFQDVGPRDASGDPAGGRSLIEVGAEMRVKVTDTIGIVPFIDGGNVYENSTPDFSEELRWGAGIGARYYTGFGPLRLDVAVPLNKRPGDSSWQLYISIGQAF